The Pseudanabaena yagii GIHE-NHR1 genomic interval ATCTCTATGGCGGTAAGACTTGGTGTAATTACTTCTGTCCGATGGCTCCTGTCCAGAAAATCTATGCGGAACCATCCTCTCTCTTGGGGACTAAGGCTCATATGAGCGAAGTGCCAATTACTCAATCAATGTGTCGCACGATTACCAATGAAGGCAAAGAGCAGAGTGCTTGTGTTGCCTGCCAAAATCCCTGTATCGATATCGATTCTGAGCGTTCCTATTGGGATGGTATTGAGAAGTCTGAAACTCAATTTCTTTACTACTGCTATCTAGGGTTAGTAGTGGGCTATTTCTTTTATTACTACCTCTATGCAGGCAGTTGGGACTACTACTTTTCAGGGGCTTGGGCGATGGAGGGCAACTCCATTCAACAATTACTATCCTCTGGATTTTATCTGTACAATCAAGCGATTCCTATTCCCAAAATTTTAGCCGTACCGCTAACCTTGGGCTTATTTACAGGACTGGGCTATATCTTTGGCACTCTGAGCGAACGTCTTTATCGTTCCTATCTCCTTTTCTCTAAACAAAAAACTTCTAATTTACAGATTCGCCATCACTTATTTAGCGTCACTACTTTTATTGCTTTCAATCTATTTTTTATTTTTGGTGGTCGTCCTTTCATTCGCCTACTACCCAACTTTTTCCAAGAAACCATTGATGTATTGGTGGTCTTAGTCAGTACTTTGTGGCTAGCTCGTACCCTCAAGCGTGATCCTGAACTCTATGCAAGGGAAGGATTGGCAGGTAGATTCCGCAAGCAGTTATTGAAGATGAATTTCCCCCTTAACCAATACTTTAGCGATCGCGATGTGGATGATCTCAATCCCCATGAAGTCTATGTGTTGGCAAAGGTTTTGCCAGGATTTACCAAGCAAAAGCGCTATGAAGCCTATAAAGGGGTACTGCGCGAATCCTTGGAAGAGGGTTATACCAATTCTGCTAGTAGTTTGGAACTGTTAAGGCAATTACGCACAGAGTTAGATATTTCCGATACCGAACACCGTAATCTCCTCGAAGAGTTAGGTGTGGAAGATCCTCAACTCCTCGACCCTAATCGACAACGTAACCTTGAGAACTTAGTCCGCATTTCGGGCTATCGCAAGGCTCTTGAGCGCTTGGTTTATCTCCAAAATCTAGATACCAATACTGCCTCACAGCAATTGGCTCAAACCTATAATATCACGCCTACGGAGGAGCAAGAAATTACCCAAGGTTTTGATCACGATGCGTCTCTAAAGCAAAAGTCCTATTTCTATCTCGATCGCCTTGCCCAGCTATTACAGTCTTACCACAACCTCAATCAACCTTGCCTCTTAGAACATCGTCCTGCCGTCTCACTATTACTAGAAGCTATCTCCCGTAAAAAGAGAATTTTGGTATTAGCGTTGCTAGAGGCGATCTCTAGTCTCAATACCTCTGAAGGTAATGAGATTGCCAGTAATTTGGGTAAGCTCTCGCCTACGGTTTTGGGAGATATCCTCGAAGAACCCAACTCTGTTTGGTTTCATAAAATTCCATCAACCCAGATTAACTTACTGAGGCTATCCTCAGAAAATATGACTTGCTCAGTGGCGATCGCAGTTTCTGAGGTGGTTGATACCCTAACGGATCTGCTACAAGAACCAAACCCTTTAATTCAAGCCGTAAGCTTGTATTTATTGCAGATTTTAGATTTTGCGGCGAGTCGAGTTGCTGCGGTTGAAATCGAAAGCCAGCATCGCTTAGTTCAAGAGATGATCACCTTAATTCTCAAGAGTACGCACTCCTTGCCTTTGGCGAATTTTGAGAAATTAGAACGAGTGGTATATCTATTCAATAGTGACTTTTTCCATTCTCTCGACAATGAAATTTTGATTGAGTTAAGCGATCGCGCCTATGTCAAATCGTACCTAGAGAATGAACATATTACTGAGGTTGGTGATACTTGTCGAGAGTTGCTACTGCTAATTGAGGGCAATGTGGAAATTAGGATCATCCGTGCCGATCAATCCGAAACAATCTCAAATCTTGTATCAGGGAAAGTTTTAGATGAATTAGAAGTGTTAACCCATACTAATTTGACAGGTACGATCACGGCAAAGTCTTCACCAACTAGAGTTTTGGCAATTCCTGTTGATACCTTTGATGACCTCATGGAGCGCGATCATAGTTTAGCCCTAAAGGTCTTAGAACTAGAGAGTATTCGTCTTAAAACCCTCCTTAGTAGAGAGTAAATACCAATGGTAAGGATGGGCGGCGCTTCGCACCGCCCATCCTTACCATTTTTTTAGGACTACCCCAAATTGTTGTGATGCCAGAATAGCAGTCGGCATAACAATCTGGGTTTTAGGCTATATTTTTAAGTAATTCTAAGCAATTCGCTGACCAACAACCTTCTAGAAATCTTCATGAAACCAACTGTTAGTCTTTTACATACCTCTAGCTATGAAATTGCATCGCTTATGCAGTCTCTAGAGGCTGTACTTGCACCCCTAGGAGGTATGTCCAGCATCGTCAAAGCAGGCGATCGCGTTCTCCTCAAGCCCAATTTACTTACAGGCTCACGTCCTACCAAAGAATGCACCACCCGACCTGAATTGGTATATTGTGTTGCCAAGATGGTGATCGATGCTGGTGGTAGACCATTTTTAGGTGATAGCCCTGCCTTTGGTAGTGTCAAAGGAATTGCTAAAGCTAATGGTTTATTACCCCTTGCGGAAGAACTAGGAATTCCCATCGTAGAGTTTCATGGCAAGCGCTACGAAACGGACGGGGAAGGAGAACTACATAATCTCCGTCTGAGTAAAGAAGCGATGGATGCGGATGTGGTGATCAATTTGCCCAAAGTAAAATCGCATATGCAACTCACCCTTACCCTTGGTGTGAAAAATCTTTTTGGATGTGTACCGGGGAAAATGAAAGCTTGGTGGCATATGGAAGCAGGTAAGGATGTGAATCGTTTCGCACAAATGTTAATTGAGACAGCACGTACAATTAATCCTGAACTGACGATCATCGATGGTATTGTCGGACATGAGGGCAATGGACCTAGTGCTGGAGAGCCAAAAGAGTTGGGGGTTTTAGCAGCTTCCCGTGATGTTTTTGCCCTCGATCGCGTTATGGTAGAGATTCTTGGTGTAAATCCCCTCGATGTGCCAACGGTTGCCGCCTCGATCCGTACAGGACTATGCAGCGATCTAGATGCTATTGACATTGTTGGTGATCAGATCGAGCAGTTACAAATCCCTGACTGGCAATTACCTACAACAATGATGGCGATCGATTTTGAGTTACCTAGAGTAGTACGATCAACCTTTAAACATCTATATATTAAGTTCATCAAAGAACCGCTTAGCACCTATGCCCGCACCTAACAGCCCGCCGCTAATTTTAGTGGTCGAAGATGCCCCTGACAACCAAGTTTTGGTGGAGCAGGTGTTTCAAGATTCAGGCTATAACGTCACCTGTATCCAAGATGGTCAAGCGGCGTTAGATTGGCTGGGAAAAAATCACCCCGATCTAATTTTGCTTGATCTATCTTTGCCAGAAATCGATGGCTGGGAAATTGCGAGACAACTCAAAGCTAGCGATCGCACATCAAATATTCCGATCGTGGCGGTAACTGCTCATGCGATGAAAGGTGATAAAGAATCGGCGATCGCATCGGGTTGTGATGATTATCTGACAAAGCCTTTAGATATTGATTTGTTAGAAGCCTGTGTCAAACAATGGCTAGACAGGAAATAAGAGCAGGGTAGTGATTTCCACTACTCTGCTTTTGTCAATGAACCTCAAAACAAAAGCCTATAGTTATATATAACTTAGACTAAGATTTAGAGAGAGTTTAAAGTTAAAAAAGCTTTACAACTTCATTTAATAAATTCCATATATTTTTTCAAAACTTATTTATTCGCATTATTTACATTAAAACGACAGAGATACATCCATTGGTTGTGTTTCTGCCAAATCGCAAAAATTTATAAATCATCAAATTTAGGAAACTGTTTTATGTCTGGTCGTGTTGGAGTACTACTGTTAAATTTAGGAGGTCCTGAGAAGTTAGATGATGTCTACCTTTTCTTGTATAACCTGTTCGCCGATCCAGAAATTATTCGCCTACCGATTCCCTTCTTACAAAAGCCGATCGCTTCCTTAATAGCTGCTAGTCGCGCTCCCATTAGTCAAGAAAATTACCGCATGATTGGTGGTGGTTCACCCCTACGACAAATCACCGAAGAGCAAGGCGAAAATATCGAAAATGTCTTGCAGCGTAATGGGATTGAGGCAAAGGTGTATGTCGGTATGCGCTACTGGCATCCCTACACTACTGAAGCAATCGCTAAAATTAAACAGGATGGCATTACTCGCCTTGTGGTATTGCCTCTATATCCTCAATACTCGATCAGCACCAGTGGCTCTAGCATTAAGCAACTCGATGAACTCTGGGAAAATGATCCTGAACTACAAGCGATCGAGCGCATCACGATCCAATCTTGGTACGATCGCGCTGGCTACATTCGTGCCATGAATGAGTTGATCGATGCTAAGTTACAAAGCTTTGCTGATCCTGAGAATGTGCATATCTTCTTCAGTGCTCACGGTGTACCCGTAAAATATGTCACCGAATACAATGATCCCTATCAATCGGAAATGGAAAATTGTGTCGATGCCATCATGAAAGCAATCCGTCGTGATTATCATCGCTACAATGCCCATACCCTCGCCTATCAAAGTCGTGTTGGTCCTGTGGAATGGTTGCAACCCTATACCGAAGAAGCAATTCACAATCTTGCTAAACGCGGCATTAAGGATCTCTTAGTTGTTCCCATCAGTTTTGTTTCTGAACATATTGAGACCTTACAAGAGATTGATATTGAATATCGTGAAGTTGCCGAAGAAGCAGGTATTCATAATTTTGATCGCGTTCCTGCTTTAAATAGCCACCCAATCTTTATCAACGATCTCGCTGAGTTGATTATGGAATCTCTCGGCACAACAAAAATGGCAGCAGTTCCCGCCTAAACGTAACGCGAGTTCGAGATAATTTTGAGAATAGGGTTTGCTACGCAAACCCTATTCTCAGTAAAAGCCTTGCTTAGCAAGGCTTTTACTGAGAATAGGGTTTTGAAAATTTGTCAGCTTCACCCAAACTGACGTTAAACGTAAAAAGCCCTGCTTAGTGCAGGGCTTTTTTGTAAAGTCATAAAGTGGGGGTGAAGGGACTTGAACCCTTACGACCTTGCGGTCAACGGATTTTAAGTCCGTAGCGTCTACCATTCCGCCACACCCCCGAAAGGCTTTGTTATTCTAACCCAAAATGCGTAACTTTAACATCAGAATTTTGATAATTTGCAAAATCATCTAGCGAAATCAACTTAAAGCCTTATTTGGTAAGGCTTTAAGTTGATTTTTGATCAAACGAACCACAAGATATTTTTTAAAAGGCTTGCGAAGCAAGCCTTTTAAAAAATATCTTGGTTTGGTTTTGAGCGCAAAGCGCTGTAAGTTATCTGTATCGAGGCTTCGCCACGACAAAAATTTTATTCGTTGTCCCATTTGTCTTGGGTATAACCAAGTTCAGTGGCGGCAGCTTGTTCTTCACTAGTTAACTCTTCCCAAGATTTGTCCGCAGACGCAGGAATGTCATCTTCTCCTTCCCAGCTAGATTGAGTCCAACCTAATACTCCCCAAAGTTTTTGGTCTTCACTGGATAAGTCATCCCATTCAGGAAAATCCAGTCCGTCATCCCAATTTTCTTCATTCCAGCCTAATTGAGTCCAGAGATCTTGTTCAGCGCTGGTCAGATCGCTCCAACTTAGTTCACTCCAGAATTCATTAGGATCACCAGTTACTTTACGGATAGTAGTCATAAAAACTTGCTCACAAATTAGAGTTCATCTGGATTTCATCATAGTTTTTGTGAGTCTTGAGAAGCAACAGTTAAAACTTAACCTAAGAAGAAGAGGTCGTGCTTTGCACGACCTCTTCTCAATAAAGTTGAAATGGGCTGCAAAGCAGCCCATTTCAACTTTATTGGTTTGAATTGTTTGGAACTAGTCGCTTGCCTAAGCTGCGGTAATAGATTGTGCCAACGATCGCAAAAAAAGCAACATAGGCGATCGCCTGTACTAAATAAAGCTTATCGGTGTAGCCAAATAATGAACTGAAAATTACCCCAGGAAATTTTTCGGCGGGTAATACTTTGGTGGTGTTCCAAACCATATTGCCGAGGATGCAGGAATGCTCGCGGGCAAAATGCTCATAAAAGAAGCAGATGGACTCGGACTTGCGATCGCTTTGAGAAAGAATTCGTAACGCCGTATCAAAATGTCCGAGGGCGGAAATGACTAAACCTGAGACAATCGCAAGGAGCATGAAGCCCATAATTTTGAAGAAAGCGCGGATATTAATTTGGATACCAAATTTAAATAATCCGATCGCGATCGCTGTGGCGGCTAAGATGCCACTGACTGCTCCGAGAGCTGGCATAAATCCTTCTTGGAATTTGGCAGAAATAAATAGAACAACTTCAAAACCTTCGCGCAAAATTGCAAACAGGATTAAGCCAAAAATTCCCAAGCCTGCTTTTTTGCCTTTACCTAAAACACTATT includes:
- a CDS encoding cyclic nucleotide-binding domain-containing protein encodes the protein MFYNISEQQIRKVRWVLTCAWLLLIASLFYDPISPLITTPNQTWSPFRIKPEDCISVQNSCLELQPYPLGAPIFWGIIVPSAIFILLVFGHELWRRICPLSFLSQIPRALGWQRQIKRTDSKTGKVRYEIPKVKKDSWLGKNYLYLQFGLLFVGLCSRILFINGNAIALGLWLLMTIAAAITVGYLYGGKTWCNYFCPMAPVQKIYAEPSSLLGTKAHMSEVPITQSMCRTITNEGKEQSACVACQNPCIDIDSERSYWDGIEKSETQFLYYCYLGLVVGYFFYYYLYAGSWDYYFSGAWAMEGNSIQQLLSSGFYLYNQAIPIPKILAVPLTLGLFTGLGYIFGTLSERLYRSYLLFSKQKTSNLQIRHHLFSVTTFIAFNLFFIFGGRPFIRLLPNFFQETIDVLVVLVSTLWLARTLKRDPELYAREGLAGRFRKQLLKMNFPLNQYFSDRDVDDLNPHEVYVLAKVLPGFTKQKRYEAYKGVLRESLEEGYTNSASSLELLRQLRTELDISDTEHRNLLEELGVEDPQLLDPNRQRNLENLVRISGYRKALERLVYLQNLDTNTASQQLAQTYNITPTEEQEITQGFDHDASLKQKSYFYLDRLAQLLQSYHNLNQPCLLEHRPAVSLLLEAISRKKRILVLALLEAISSLNTSEGNEIASNLGKLSPTVLGDILEEPNSVWFHKIPSTQINLLRLSSENMTCSVAIAVSEVVDTLTDLLQEPNPLIQAVSLYLLQILDFAASRVAAVEIESQHRLVQEMITLILKSTHSLPLANFEKLERVVYLFNSDFFHSLDNEILIELSDRAYVKSYLENEHITEVGDTCRELLLLIEGNVEIRIIRADQSETISNLVSGKVLDELEVLTHTNLTGTITAKSSPTRVLAIPVDTFDDLMERDHSLALKVLELESIRLKTLLSRE
- a CDS encoding DUF362 domain-containing protein — encoded protein: MKPTVSLLHTSSYEIASLMQSLEAVLAPLGGMSSIVKAGDRVLLKPNLLTGSRPTKECTTRPELVYCVAKMVIDAGGRPFLGDSPAFGSVKGIAKANGLLPLAEELGIPIVEFHGKRYETDGEGELHNLRLSKEAMDADVVINLPKVKSHMQLTLTLGVKNLFGCVPGKMKAWWHMEAGKDVNRFAQMLIETARTINPELTIIDGIVGHEGNGPSAGEPKELGVLAASRDVFALDRVMVEILGVNPLDVPTVAASIRTGLCSDLDAIDIVGDQIEQLQIPDWQLPTTMMAIDFELPRVVRSTFKHLYIKFIKEPLSTYART
- a CDS encoding response regulator; this encodes MPAPNSPPLILVVEDAPDNQVLVEQVFQDSGYNVTCIQDGQAALDWLGKNHPDLILLDLSLPEIDGWEIARQLKASDRTSNIPIVAVTAHAMKGDKESAIASGCDDYLTKPLDIDLLEACVKQWLDRK
- the hemH gene encoding ferrochelatase — translated: MSGRVGVLLLNLGGPEKLDDVYLFLYNLFADPEIIRLPIPFLQKPIASLIAASRAPISQENYRMIGGGSPLRQITEEQGENIENVLQRNGIEAKVYVGMRYWHPYTTEAIAKIKQDGITRLVVLPLYPQYSISTSGSSIKQLDELWENDPELQAIERITIQSWYDRAGYIRAMNELIDAKLQSFADPENVHIFFSAHGVPVKYVTEYNDPYQSEMENCVDAIMKAIRRDYHRYNAHTLAYQSRVGPVEWLQPYTEEAIHNLAKRGIKDLLVVPISFVSEHIETLQEIDIEYREVAEEAGIHNFDRVPALNSHPIFINDLAELIMESLGTTKMAAVPA
- a CDS encoding FTR1 family iron permease codes for the protein MDISLTLPTFVITLREGVEAALVIGIVMAYLKRAKRSHLNKWVFAGIGTGLVISAIVGILFNWFMQSVGTSNPELSAVFEPLLEGLFSVAAIAMLTWMLIWMTKQSRAMKGEIEGSLNSVLGKGKKAGLGIFGLILFAILREGFEVVLFISAKFQEGFMPALGAVSGILAATAIAIGLFKFGIQINIRAFFKIMGFMLLAIVSGLVISALGHFDTALRILSQSDRKSESICFFYEHFAREHSCILGNMVWNTTKVLPAEKFPGVIFSSLFGYTDKLYLVQAIAYVAFFAIVGTIYYRSLGKRLVPNNSNQ